From the Thermodesulfobacteriota bacterium genome, one window contains:
- a CDS encoding zinc ribbon domain-containing protein, which produces MPTYDYHCPKCKKKFSLVMSIKDHDEGKAKCPKCGNKKVEQQISLFQAKTSRKS; this is translated from the coding sequence ATGCCCACCTACGACTATCATTGCCCGAAATGCAAGAAGAAATTCTCTCTCGTGATGAGCATCAAGGATCACGATGAGGGGAAAGCCAAATGCCCCAAATGTGGCAATAAAAAGGTTGAACAGCAAATCAGTCTCTTCCAGGCCAAGACCTCGAGGAAGAGTTAA
- a CDS encoding sigma-70 family RNA polymerase sigma factor, with translation MDEKEAELIKRCQQGDQTAMREIFEQHHRRVYRIAYGVVRRREDALDVVQEVFIKLFRSLKGFKGKSTLSTYLYRLTLNAAIDHCRRSKKTPGVSLEATGDIRAVEAEEGRPDQLAARKELEAIMKWAIDQLPREQRSALLLREIEELSYAEIAETMGCSIGTVMSRLHYGRKRLLELLKDHLKGEGNR, from the coding sequence TTGGATGAGAAAGAAGCCGAGCTGATTAAGCGCTGCCAACAAGGCGATCAGACCGCGATGAGGGAAATCTTTGAGCAGCACCATCGGAGGGTCTACCGGATCGCTTACGGCGTGGTTCGAAGGAGGGAGGACGCCCTCGATGTGGTGCAGGAAGTTTTTATCAAGCTTTTCCGTTCCTTAAAAGGTTTCAAAGGGAAATCGACCCTCTCGACCTACCTCTATCGTCTGACCCTGAATGCGGCGATCGATCATTGTCGGCGGTCGAAGAAGACTCCGGGGGTCAGCCTCGAAGCAACGGGAGACATCCGGGCCGTCGAGGCGGAGGAGGGACGGCCGGACCAGCTGGCGGCTCGAAAGGAACTCGAAGCCATCATGAAATGGGCGATCGATCAACTCCCCCGTGAGCAGCGATCGGCCCTCCTGCTCCGGGAGATCGAGGAACTCTCCTATGCCGAGATTGCCGAGACGATGGGCTGTTCCATCGGCACCGTGATGTCCCGTCTCCATTATGGGAGGAAGAGACTTCTGGAACTTTTGAAAGACCACCTTAAAGGGGAAGGAAACCGATGA
- a CDS encoding DUF362 domain-containing protein: protein MTFRKIITRRDFLRSTAYATLGAAIGSSLTGGSEGGDRVKVVLVRDENAIDPQGHLNAKVVQRMLDEGVCALLEETDPVQAWKRLIKPHDIVGVKSNVWPYLPTPPELEEAIVRRVMDAGVSRKNIAIDDRGVLNNPIFKSSTALINVRPLRTHHWSGIGGCIKNYVMFVPTPWLYHGEACSPLASIWNKPIVRGKTRLNILSLLRTQFYNRGPHHFDPRFVSDYKGLLLGKDPVALDAVGARLLQLQRIAYFKEDKPLETPPTHIFAADEKYRLGVSDLGRIDIVKLGWTEGTLI from the coding sequence ATGACATTCCGCAAGATCATCACCCGGAGGGATTTCCTCCGAAGCACGGCCTATGCCACGTTGGGTGCGGCCATAGGTTCCTCGCTCACGGGAGGATCGGAGGGAGGGGACAGGGTCAAAGTGGTTCTCGTCCGTGACGAGAACGCCATCGACCCTCAGGGCCACCTCAACGCAAAGGTCGTGCAGAGGATGCTGGATGAAGGCGTCTGTGCCCTTTTAGAGGAGACCGATCCCGTTCAGGCCTGGAAGAGGCTGATCAAACCCCATGACATCGTGGGCGTCAAGAGCAATGTCTGGCCTTATCTTCCCACCCCTCCGGAGCTCGAAGAGGCCATCGTCAGGAGGGTGATGGATGCGGGCGTTTCGCGGAAAAATATCGCGATCGACGACCGGGGGGTTTTGAACAATCCCATTTTCAAATCCTCCACCGCCTTGATCAATGTCCGCCCCTTGAGGACCCACCATTGGTCAGGCATCGGGGGCTGTATCAAGAATTACGTGATGTTCGTCCCGACGCCATGGCTCTACCATGGAGAGGCCTGTTCCCCACTGGCCTCGATTTGGAACAAACCGATCGTCAGGGGAAAAACGAGGCTCAACATCCTCAGCCTCCTCCGAACCCAGTTCTATAATCGTGGCCCCCACCACTTTGACCCGAGATTCGTCTCCGACTACAAGGGCCTTCTCCTCGGAAAGGACCCGGTGGCCCTCGACGCCGTGGGGGCGCGATTGCTCCAGCTCCAGCGGATCGCCTACTTCAAAGAGGATAAACCCCTCGAAACACCGCCCACCCATATCTTCGCCGCCGACGAGAAGTATCGCCTCGGCGTCAGCGATCTTGGCCGCATCGACATCGTCAAATTAGGTTGGACGGAAGGGACGTTGATCTGA
- a CDS encoding DEAD/DEAH box helicase, with the protein MRRERCEDPELTAGGSEGARRSLGRETSGLSIEEVLQTWKRTKGISSCITALRVFEKREGEYRPVPDFLHPLLREALKSKGIATLYSHQAEALRSIQEGRDVVIVTPTASGKTLCYNLPVLNQKLSDPSTKAFYLFPTKALSQDQRVELQDLIERVGRPIRAFTYDGDTPAEARQAIRSQGDVVITNPDMLHTGILPHHTKWASFFQGLRFVVIDELHTYRGVFGSHMTNVLRRLKRICEFYGASPQFICCSATIANPKDLAERLLERPTVLIDRNGAPSSEKIFLFYNPPLVNKELGIRGNPLHAARRLATPFLQKGIQTILFATSRLQVEVLTKYLKDRFEKEIGDRGKVRGYRGGYLPEVRREIERGLREGAVKAVVSTNALELGIDIGDLDVCLIVGYPGTIASTYQQAGRVGRRGERSLVVLIARSLPLDQFIVENPDYFFGRSPEYGLINPDNLLILLSHLQCAAFELPFREGERFGKEDLKEMLQFLEEKGILHQANRHWYWAREAYPAEKVSLRSSSEENFVVVDTTKKKEEVIAEVDFVAAHTTLYEGAVYLCESEIYSVERLDYPNRRAYVKKAEGDYYTEAIDYTDVAILEGFAARQGEGIVYEHGEVRVLTRLVGYKKIKFYTLENLGYGKIELPDLQFHTAAYWMTFRKEWLDRLPYSRLELIEGVLGLSYALHSVASLHLMCDPHDLNRCVGDRGARWFLRLSRDAQGWYSFCEPEEVSKETLGPFEPTLFLYENYPGGIGFSPQLFDDTPVLLEKAERLISKCDCAHGCPSCVGPVKEVGEKSKRVAQALLKEILRLGVQRG; encoded by the coding sequence ATGAGGCGGGAGAGGTGTGAAGACCCTGAGTTGACCGCAGGGGGTTCGGAAGGGGCAAGGAGGTCCCTCGGCAGGGAGACCTCTGGCCTGTCCATCGAAGAGGTCCTTCAGACGTGGAAGCGGACGAAAGGGATCTCCTCCTGTATCACGGCCCTGCGGGTGTTTGAGAAGAGGGAGGGAGAATACCGGCCCGTTCCGGACTTCCTCCACCCCCTCTTGAGAGAGGCCCTGAAGTCGAAAGGGATTGCCACGCTCTACTCCCACCAGGCCGAAGCCCTGCGGTCCATTCAGGAAGGCCGCGATGTGGTCATCGTGACCCCCACCGCGTCAGGGAAGACCCTCTGTTACAACCTTCCGGTCTTGAATCAGAAGCTTTCCGACCCCTCCACCAAAGCCTTCTATCTCTTTCCTACGAAGGCCCTGTCTCAGGATCAGAGGGTTGAGCTTCAGGATCTGATCGAGAGGGTGGGGAGACCCATCCGGGCGTTCACCTATGATGGGGACACCCCGGCCGAGGCCCGGCAGGCGATCCGAAGCCAGGGCGATGTCGTCATCACCAATCCGGATATGCTCCATACGGGCATCCTTCCCCACCATACCAAGTGGGCGTCCTTCTTCCAGGGACTGAGGTTCGTGGTGATCGATGAACTCCACACCTACCGAGGCGTCTTCGGCTCCCATATGACCAATGTCTTGAGACGGTTGAAGCGGATCTGCGAATTTTACGGGGCCTCGCCCCAGTTCATCTGTTGCTCCGCCACGATCGCCAATCCGAAAGATTTGGCAGAGAGGCTTCTGGAACGGCCCACCGTTTTGATTGACCGAAACGGCGCTCCCTCCTCCGAGAAGATCTTTCTCTTCTACAACCCCCCTCTCGTCAACAAGGAGCTCGGGATCCGGGGGAACCCTCTCCATGCGGCGAGGCGACTGGCCACCCCTTTCCTCCAGAAGGGCATCCAGACCATCCTTTTTGCCACGAGCCGGCTACAGGTCGAGGTGCTGACCAAATATCTCAAGGACCGATTTGAGAAGGAGATCGGAGACAGGGGGAAGGTGAGGGGCTATCGGGGCGGTTATCTCCCGGAGGTTCGGCGGGAGATCGAAAGGGGGTTGCGAGAAGGAGCGGTGAAGGCGGTCGTCTCCACCAATGCCCTCGAACTCGGGATCGACATCGGCGACCTCGACGTCTGCCTCATCGTGGGCTACCCCGGGACCATCGCCAGCACCTACCAACAGGCCGGCAGGGTGGGGAGGCGGGGGGAGAGATCGCTGGTGGTGCTCATCGCGAGAAGCCTGCCCCTGGACCAGTTCATCGTGGAAAATCCGGACTACTTCTTCGGAAGGTCGCCGGAATATGGATTGATCAATCCCGACAACCTCCTCATCTTGCTCAGCCACCTTCAGTGCGCGGCCTTCGAGCTCCCCTTTCGGGAAGGGGAACGTTTCGGAAAAGAGGACCTGAAGGAGATGCTCCAATTTCTTGAAGAGAAGGGGATCCTCCATCAGGCGAACCGACACTGGTACTGGGCCCGGGAGGCCTATCCCGCGGAGAAGGTGAGCCTTCGGTCCTCCTCCGAGGAGAACTTCGTCGTCGTCGATACGACGAAGAAGAAGGAGGAGGTCATCGCCGAGGTCGACTTCGTCGCCGCCCATACCACCCTCTATGAGGGCGCGGTCTACCTCTGTGAATCCGAGATCTATTCGGTGGAGAGGCTGGATTACCCCAACCGGAGGGCCTATGTCAAAAAGGCCGAAGGGGATTATTACACCGAGGCCATCGACTATACCGATGTCGCCATCCTGGAAGGATTTGCGGCGAGACAGGGGGAGGGGATCGTCTATGAGCATGGCGAGGTGAGGGTCCTGACGCGCCTGGTGGGCTACAAAAAGATCAAATTCTATACCCTCGAGAACTTGGGGTACGGGAAGATCGAACTGCCGGACCTCCAATTTCACACCGCCGCTTACTGGATGACCTTTCGTAAGGAATGGCTGGATCGGTTGCCCTATTCCAGACTGGAGTTGATCGAAGGGGTGTTGGGCCTGAGTTATGCCCTCCATTCCGTCGCTTCCCTCCATCTCATGTGCGATCCCCATGACCTCAACCGCTGTGTGGGAGACCGGGGAGCCCGATGGTTCCTGCGGCTCTCGAGAGATGCCCAAGGGTGGTATTCCTTCTGCGAACCAGAGGAGGTCTCGAAGGAGACCCTCGGCCCCTTCGAGCCCACCCTCTTCCTCTACGAGAACTATCCCGGAGGGATTGGGTTCAGTCCACAGCTCTTCGACGACACACCGGTGCTTCTCGAGAAAGCGGAGAGGCTGATTTCCAAATGCGATTGCGCCCACGGATGCCCCTCCTGTGTGGGACCGGTGAAAGAGGTGGGAGAGAAGTCGAAAAGGGTGGCCCAGGCCTTGTTGAAAGAAATTTTGAGGCTCGGAGTCCAGAGGGGGTAG
- a CDS encoding ribonuclease H-like domain-containing protein has protein sequence MPEGRPPWHREPIPIERLIEGEVVNTPEGTTFRTETYYPPQFRYGAMTLAEIHTIPTYPAHLLVRDDRLKSLDLQKTLFLDTETTGLSGGTGTLAFLIGLGFFRGEGFIIRQLFVRDFSEERAALSLLEETLTSFGFLVTFNGRHYDVPLLETRMILSRIRTRIREIPNFDLLYPSRKIWRGAYENCRLVTLEARLLGMEREEDVPSEWIPSLYFEYLQTRDARKIHRVFYHNRMDILAMVALTARIHLIYHDPQAARPKKGIEHFSLGRLFWDHGEREKAIPCFEAALKRCDDELAWEVMKWLSMALKRTGRIEQARSVWEEMLSFPHPKDAHPYLELAKFHEHRLKDFKKAMDYVDRALALTPSHQGREIESLLLRKGRLAKKSRNATP, from the coding sequence TTGCCGGAAGGACGCCCCCCTTGGCATCGAGAGCCCATCCCCATCGAGAGGCTGATCGAAGGAGAGGTCGTCAACACCCCCGAGGGCACTACCTTTCGGACCGAGACATATTACCCTCCCCAATTTCGATATGGGGCGATGACCCTGGCCGAGATCCATACCATTCCCACCTATCCGGCCCACCTCCTGGTCAGGGATGATCGCCTCAAATCGCTCGACCTTCAAAAGACCCTCTTCCTCGATACCGAGACCACGGGCCTTTCAGGCGGGACAGGGACCCTGGCCTTTCTGATCGGCTTGGGATTCTTTCGCGGGGAGGGTTTTATCATCCGACAGCTCTTCGTGAGAGATTTCTCTGAAGAGAGGGCCGCCCTCTCCCTTCTCGAAGAGACGCTCACCTCCTTCGGGTTTCTCGTCACCTTCAACGGCCGCCATTATGACGTCCCCCTTCTTGAGACCCGGATGATCCTATCGAGGATACGCACCCGGATCCGGGAGATTCCCAACTTCGACCTCCTCTATCCATCGCGGAAGATCTGGCGAGGGGCCTATGAGAACTGCAGGCTGGTGACGCTCGAGGCCAGGCTCCTGGGAATGGAGCGAGAGGAGGATGTGCCCTCGGAATGGATTCCTTCCCTCTATTTCGAGTACCTTCAGACCCGGGATGCGAGAAAGATCCACCGGGTCTTCTACCACAACCGGATGGACATCCTGGCGATGGTGGCGCTCACGGCGAGGATCCATCTCATCTATCACGATCCTCAGGCCGCCCGTCCGAAGAAAGGGATCGAGCACTTCTCGCTGGGTCGGCTCTTCTGGGATCATGGGGAACGGGAGAAGGCCATCCCCTGCTTCGAGGCCGCCCTGAAACGGTGTGACGATGAACTGGCCTGGGAGGTGATGAAATGGCTTTCCATGGCATTGAAGCGGACGGGGAGGATCGAACAGGCGAGGTCGGTCTGGGAGGAGATGTTGAGCTTCCCCCACCCCAAGGATGCCCATCCCTACCTCGAGCTGGCCAAATTTCATGAGCATCGGCTGAAGGACTTTAAAAAGGCCATGGACTATGTGGACCGGGCCTTGGCCCTGACCCCTTCCCACCAAGGGAGGGAGATCGAAAGCCTCCTCCTGAGGAAGGGCCGATTGGCGAAGAAGTCCCGCAATGCGACTCCCTGA
- a CDS encoding 4Fe-4S binding protein — translation MKEKIKAFLLGLGVDDVGIASVRDYRSPRSPDIQSIFPGVRSIVVLAHKALSNCESGNMQIAMGGRLDEIEFARSTNYRLARFLEKELKAKAMTVPPSYPLYMSDETKGTIGDVSLRHAAIAAGLGHLGRHNLVIHPRLGSRVLFTAVLTNLDLPSDPPVTETLCTGCHLCVTSCPVGALDEEGKTDDMKCLKNSQPYGIGSAIRFWTKFAESPIEDQKRMIKDVHFWRLYQAGFIGFQYFCFNCFKSCPVGQNGET, via the coding sequence ATGAAAGAGAAGATCAAAGCCTTCCTCTTGGGGCTGGGGGTGGACGATGTCGGCATCGCATCCGTCAGGGACTATAGGAGCCCCAGGTCTCCCGACATTCAATCGATCTTTCCAGGGGTCCGATCGATCGTGGTCCTCGCCCACAAGGCCCTCTCCAATTGTGAGAGCGGCAATATGCAGATCGCCATGGGCGGTCGGCTCGACGAGATCGAGTTTGCCCGATCCACCAATTATCGTCTGGCCCGCTTCTTAGAAAAAGAGCTGAAGGCCAAGGCCATGACCGTTCCCCCTTCTTACCCCCTCTACATGAGTGACGAAACCAAGGGAACCATCGGCGATGTCTCCCTGCGCCATGCCGCGATTGCAGCCGGATTGGGCCATCTCGGCAGGCATAACCTCGTCATCCATCCCAGGCTCGGATCCCGGGTCCTTTTCACCGCCGTTCTCACCAACCTCGATCTGCCCTCGGATCCTCCGGTCACGGAAACGCTCTGCACGGGCTGCCACCTCTGCGTCACGAGTTGTCCCGTCGGAGCCCTCGACGAAGAGGGTAAAACCGACGACATGAAGTGCCTTAAAAACAGTCAGCCCTATGGCATCGGCAGCGCCATCCGCTTCTGGACGAAATTCGCCGAAAGCCCGATCGAAGACCAGAAGAGGATGATCAAGGACGTCCACTTCTGGCGTCTCTATCAGGCCGGCTTCATCGGCTTTCAATACTTCTGTTTCAACTGCTTTAAATCGTGTCCTGTGGGGCAAAATGGTGAAACCTGA
- a CDS encoding GAF domain-containing protein: protein MPEGDVKGLETLERIEERAERLRLLSHLGQILNSTLDPREVRKRAMEAATQLMKAEVGSLLLIDEAKHRLYFEVALGEKGEAVKEIALNLGEGIAGWVAEQGEPLIVNTPGQDLRFYKGVDERTDFETRNLICVPVKIKGRTIGVLEAINKRDGGAFDEEDLLLLQSLSDQVAIALDNARLYQELEEMFFETAESLADAIEKRDPYTGGHTKRVTQYSLAIARQLRWKPEEMKWLKISAALHDIGKIGIDDQILRKPDRLAPEEYQAIKRHAALGAEIIDHIKQLKRIVPGIRHHHEQLDGKGYPEGLRGAEIPEVAKIIAVADTYDAMTTDRPYRKGMSKEVAFRELKRCSGTQFDEAVVQAFIKAYEAGEV from the coding sequence ATGCCTGAGGGGGATGTGAAAGGGTTGGAGACGCTCGAACGGATCGAAGAGAGGGCCGAGAGGCTTCGTCTGCTGTCTCATCTGGGACAGATTCTGAATTCCACCCTCGATCCCAGGGAGGTCAGGAAGAGGGCGATGGAGGCGGCCACCCAGCTCATGAAGGCCGAAGTGGGCTCACTCCTCCTCATCGACGAGGCGAAGCATCGGCTTTATTTTGAAGTCGCCTTGGGCGAGAAAGGGGAGGCGGTGAAGGAGATCGCCCTTAACCTCGGCGAGGGGATAGCGGGATGGGTGGCAGAGCAGGGGGAGCCATTGATCGTCAACACCCCCGGACAGGACCTGCGCTTTTATAAAGGGGTGGATGAGCGGACCGATTTTGAGACGAGGAATCTCATCTGCGTTCCCGTCAAGATCAAAGGAAGGACGATCGGTGTGTTGGAGGCGATCAACAAGAGGGATGGAGGGGCCTTCGACGAGGAGGACCTCCTTCTTCTCCAATCCCTCTCCGACCAGGTGGCCATCGCCCTGGACAACGCCCGACTCTACCAGGAATTGGAGGAGATGTTTTTTGAGACGGCCGAATCTCTTGCCGATGCGATCGAGAAGCGGGACCCCTATACCGGCGGGCATACGAAGAGGGTGACCCAATACAGCCTGGCCATTGCGAGGCAGCTTCGATGGAAACCCGAGGAGATGAAGTGGCTGAAGATCTCGGCGGCACTCCACGATATCGGCAAGATCGGGATCGACGATCAGATTCTACGGAAGCCGGACCGACTGGCCCCGGAAGAATACCAAGCGATTAAGCGCCATGCCGCGTTAGGGGCGGAGATCATCGACCACATCAAGCAGCTCAAGCGGATCGTCCCGGGGATCCGACATCATCATGAGCAGCTGGATGGCAAGGGGTATCCAGAGGGTTTAAGGGGAGCGGAGATCCCGGAGGTGGCCAAGATCATCGCCGTGGCCGATACCTATGATGCCATGACCACGGATCGGCCCTATCGGAAAGGAATGAGCAAAGAGGTGGCCTTCAGAGAATTGAAGAGGTGTTCGGGAACCCAGTTCGACGAGGCCGTGGTTCAGGCCTTTATCAAAGCCTATGAGGCGGGAGAGGTGTGA
- a CDS encoding TRAP transporter small permease: MLKRGKWLASHLEEVLCVFLFGLMGLILFVNIVSRYLLKFSLAFTEELVVSLFVWVTLLGSAIAFRQGTHLSFTFLTDRLPLKARKLLLWISALLGAILFALLIYFSILQIKEEVALKITSSGIGVPQWWYTIGMPIWSLLVIFRIFQGAYLACQRAGKT, from the coding sequence ATGCTCAAAAGAGGGAAGTGGCTGGCCTCCCATCTGGAAGAAGTCCTCTGTGTCTTCCTCTTTGGCCTCATGGGCCTCATCCTGTTCGTCAACATCGTCTCTCGCTACCTGCTAAAATTTTCCCTCGCCTTCACCGAGGAGCTGGTCGTCAGCCTCTTCGTCTGGGTCACGCTCCTGGGGTCAGCCATCGCCTTCCGTCAGGGGACCCATCTCAGTTTCACCTTTCTCACGGACCGGCTTCCCCTCAAGGCCCGGAAACTCCTTCTCTGGATCAGTGCCCTTTTAGGAGCGATCCTCTTCGCCCTTCTGATTTACTTCTCGATCCTCCAGATCAAAGAAGAGGTGGCCTTGAAAATTACCTCGAGCGGCATCGGGGTCCCCCAATGGTGGTACACCATCGGGATGCCGATCTGGAGCCTCCTGGTTATCTTTCGAATCTTTCAAGGCGCCTACCTGGCCTGTCAAAGAGCTGGAAAAACCTGA
- a CDS encoding TRAP transporter large permease has translation MEPGILFFGLFFLLLFLGVPIAISVGITAIVFLYQYHLGIMVISTNFFANIAKFPLLAIPFFILAGFLMDRVGLSRRLVNLLNLLIGPIPGGLGLVAVAGCVFFGAISGTGPADTAAIGAVMIPAMVKRGYDKGFASALVASAATTDVLIPPSVAFVVYGVITETSISGLFAAGVVPGLIMGLALVIPVYLISKRKGWGGERWGTKSEIRKAFKEAIFGLLAPVIILGGIYGGIFTPTEAAVVAVFYGLVVGIFIYRNLKMKILYEVLRDAAVATSVVMIVVAFAGLFAWTGSTLGVMDRAAKALLSFSQNPIALLLLLNLLLLIAGMIMDAISIFYVFLPILLPVIRHFGWDPMWFGVMMAVNLSIGTVTPPVALNLYVAANLAEISMERISRAALPFVAALIVALLIITYLPGLSLWLPDLFGLH, from the coding sequence ATGGAACCGGGAATCCTCTTCTTCGGGCTCTTCTTCCTCCTCCTTTTCCTCGGGGTTCCGATTGCCATCAGCGTCGGGATCACGGCGATCGTCTTCCTCTATCAGTACCATCTGGGCATCATGGTCATCTCGACGAACTTCTTCGCCAACATCGCCAAATTTCCGCTCCTGGCCATCCCCTTCTTCATCCTTGCCGGATTCCTCATGGACCGGGTTGGGCTCTCGAGGCGGTTGGTCAACCTTCTGAACCTTCTCATCGGCCCGATTCCGGGAGGCCTGGGGTTGGTGGCGGTGGCGGGCTGCGTCTTCTTCGGAGCCATCTCTGGGACCGGCCCTGCGGATACGGCGGCCATCGGCGCGGTCATGATCCCGGCCATGGTGAAACGGGGTTACGACAAGGGGTTTGCATCGGCCCTCGTCGCCTCCGCGGCCACGACCGACGTCCTCATCCCGCCCAGTGTCGCCTTCGTGGTCTATGGGGTGATCACGGAAACGTCCATAAGCGGCCTCTTCGCCGCAGGGGTCGTCCCTGGGCTCATCATGGGGCTGGCCCTGGTCATCCCGGTCTACCTCATCTCGAAAAGAAAGGGATGGGGCGGAGAGCGATGGGGAACCAAATCCGAAATAAGGAAGGCCTTCAAGGAGGCGATCTTCGGTCTGCTCGCTCCCGTGATCATCCTGGGGGGGATTTACGGGGGCATCTTCACGCCGACGGAGGCGGCCGTCGTCGCCGTCTTTTATGGCCTCGTGGTCGGGATCTTCATTTATCGAAATCTGAAGATGAAGATCCTTTACGAGGTGCTGAGGGATGCTGCGGTGGCCACCTCCGTGGTCATGATCGTGGTCGCCTTCGCCGGGCTCTTCGCCTGGACGGGCTCCACCCTCGGCGTCATGGATCGAGCCGCCAAGGCCCTGCTCTCCTTCTCGCAGAATCCCATCGCCCTCCTCTTGCTCTTAAACCTCCTGCTCCTGATCGCGGGGATGATCATGGATGCCATCTCCATCTTCTATGTCTTCCTCCCCATTCTCCTGCCGGTGATCAGGCATTTCGGGTGGGACCCGATGTGGTTTGGCGTGATGATGGCCGTCAACCTCTCCATCGGCACCGTGACACCGCCGGTGGCCTTAAATCTCTATGTGGCCGCCAATCTGGCCGAGATCTCGATGGAGCGCATCTCCCGGGCCGCCCTTCCCTTTGTGGCTGCCCTGATCGTTGCCCTTTTAATCATCACCTACCTCCCCGGCCTCTCCCTCTGGCTTCCTGACCTCTTTGGTCTCCATTAG
- a CDS encoding DUF454 family protein, which produces MEGLKRILFLLIGWFFIGLGLLGLFLPFLQGILFLMIGLLILSTHSTRVKGWVRRFEERHPHYHEHMEKWRGKLRKWFKRGEKAEEPSRGEEKKPLG; this is translated from the coding sequence ATGGAAGGCCTCAAGCGCATCCTCTTCCTCCTCATCGGGTGGTTCTTCATCGGGTTGGGTCTCCTGGGTCTCTTTCTCCCCTTCCTTCAAGGGATTCTCTTCCTCATGATCGGCCTTCTCATTCTTTCCACCCATAGCACCAGGGTCAAGGGGTGGGTGAGACGTTTTGAAGAACGTCATCCTCATTATCATGAGCATATGGAGAAGTGGAGGGGAAAATTGAGAAAGTGGTTTAAGAGGGGCGAAAAGGCGGAGGAGCCCTCCCGGGGGGAAGAAAAGAAGCCTCTGGGCTGA
- a CDS encoding MFS transporter — protein MRLPERYRWLLWLSLAEIGTMLVFNNYAALLPILQKEWSLTNSQAGWIYSSYQIGYLLAVVLLTSLTDYVPTPYIYILSSFWAGGAGMLFAFWAEGFNSALILRTLMGIGFAGTYMPGLRMVSERFGPFERGRAVGIYVGTFTLGAAISLFVTGTLYSLYSWRWAFFLTSLGPMLGGFLALFTFGKGAAAKGEEGRRMPLREILNHRPALRMIGGYAAHMWEMFGMRGWIVAFLTACLLTDQGGIEKATSLSAVIASFVTLAGALSNAIGGALSDRFGRVPTIIVVMVGSSLLSLSIGWMRGAPLPWIVGLSILYGFLVTGESSVLSTGITELAPRGGLGRTLALQSFLGWTAASLSPIAFGFVLDLTNPAEAAVRTGYVANWGWAFMVLGLGAMIGPFLLWPLKQKPLDR, from the coding sequence ATGCGACTCCCTGAGCGGTATCGGTGGTTGCTCTGGCTCTCCCTTGCCGAGATCGGCACGATGCTCGTCTTCAACAATTACGCCGCCCTCCTCCCCATCCTTCAGAAAGAGTGGTCCTTGACCAACAGCCAGGCGGGGTGGATCTACTCCTCCTATCAGATCGGTTACCTCCTCGCCGTCGTCCTCCTGACCTCGCTCACCGATTACGTCCCGACCCCATATATCTATATCCTCTCCTCCTTCTGGGCGGGGGGGGCCGGGATGCTCTTTGCGTTCTGGGCAGAGGGGTTTAACTCCGCCCTCATCCTGAGGACGCTCATGGGCATCGGGTTTGCCGGGACCTATATGCCCGGATTGCGGATGGTCTCCGAGCGATTCGGGCCGTTCGAGAGAGGCCGGGCCGTCGGGATCTATGTGGGGACGTTCACCCTGGGAGCGGCCATCTCCCTCTTCGTCACCGGCACGCTCTATTCCCTTTACTCCTGGAGATGGGCCTTCTTCCTGACCTCCCTTGGGCCGATGCTGGGAGGGTTTCTTGCCCTCTTCACCTTCGGCAAGGGGGCTGCAGCAAAGGGAGAGGAGGGAAGGAGGATGCCCCTTCGAGAGATTTTGAACCACCGGCCGGCCTTGCGCATGATCGGGGGATATGCGGCCCATATGTGGGAGATGTTTGGGATGAGAGGGTGGATCGTCGCCTTTCTGACCGCCTGCCTCCTCACCGACCAGGGGGGCATCGAGAAGGCCACGAGCCTCAGCGCGGTGATCGCCTCCTTCGTGACGCTGGCAGGAGCCCTCTCCAATGCCATAGGCGGAGCCCTCTCCGATCGCTTTGGAAGGGTCCCCACGATCATCGTCGTGATGGTGGGGAGCAGCCTCCTCTCCCTGTCGATCGGATGGATGAGAGGCGCCCCTTTGCCCTGGATCGTGGGCCTCTCGATCCTGTATGGATTCCTGGTGACGGGAGAATCTTCGGTGCTCTCCACCGGAATCACGGAACTGGCCCCCCGGGGAGGGTTGGGAAGAACCCTGGCCCTACAATCCTTCCTCGGATGGACAGCGGCCTCCCTGTCTCCGATTGCCTTTGGGTTCGTGCTGGATCTGACCAACCCCGCGGAAGCGGCGGTTCGAACGGGATATGTCGCCAACTGGGGGTGGGCCTTCATGGTCCTGGGATTGGGAGCGATGATCGGCCCTTTCCTTCTCTGGCCTTTGAAGCAAAAACCCCTTGACAGGTAG